A stretch of Manis javanica isolate MJ-LG chromosome 1, MJ_LKY, whole genome shotgun sequence DNA encodes these proteins:
- the ID2 gene encoding DNA-binding protein inhibitor ID-2, with protein sequence MKAFSPVRSVRKNSLSDHSLGISRSKTPVDDPMSLLYNMNDCYSKLKELVPSIPQNKKVSKMEILQHVIDYILDLQIALDSHPTIVSLHHQRPGQSQASRTPLTTLNTDISILSLQASEFPSELMSNDSKALCG encoded by the exons ATGAAAGCCTTCAGTCCAGTGAGGTCCGTTAGGAAAAACAGCCTTTCGGACCACAGCCTGGGCATCTCCCGGAGCAAGACCCCGGTGGACGACCCGATGAGCCTGCTGTACAACATGAACGACTGCTACTCTAAGCTGAAGGAGCTGGTGCCCAGCATCCCCCAGAACAAGAAGGTGAGCAAGATGGAGATCCTGCAGCACGTCATAGACTACATCTTGGACCTGCAGATCGCCCTGGACTCGCACCCCACTATTGTGAGCCTGCACCACCAGCGACCCGGGCAGAGCCAGGCGTCCAGGACGCCGCTGACCACCCTGAACACGGACATCAGCATCCTGTCCTTGCAG GCTTCTGAATTCCCTTCTGAGTTAATGTCAAATGACAGCAAAGCGCTCTGTGGCTGA